In the Lates calcarifer isolate ASB-BC8 linkage group LG24, TLL_Latcal_v3, whole genome shotgun sequence genome, one interval contains:
- the prpf4bb gene encoding LOW QUALITY PROTEIN: pre-mRNA processing factor 4Bb (The sequence of the model RefSeq protein was modified relative to this genomic sequence to represent the inferred CDS: deleted 1 base in 1 codon), with product MADVEMDITSRRMNNGNEHVKQDLESHERSGNEDSGDMSEEEEEEEEEAETNGEKTEEGSKHHSSSGKHKRKKHKHRSKHKKHKHAFDEEKDRKRRHRHKHRKHKRKEGSSPSGAGLFGASGNRKVESSPSSGNPSLDDRALLEDLEKQRAMIKAELDSQLMEGKVQSGMGLILQGYNSGSEEDGDARVRNGEQRQRGSSGKPISPRGGKSGKSRRDSTEGSKSSSKRRSRSKSAEKAAKESKQDKVTKSTKDTGAKDRGRGRSRSKDRKRSDSTDRSKERRKSNSPSTWRGEQKSSRTEKRSSPQRDDRPNQERATRRSRSPVRERPSRSDGDRDKRPAKSPSKDASSGKENRSPHRRPHSPVRKRSASPRHRDARHPSASAADRASKQSHSPSRTRSSPRRGRSRSPEVRRRDADRQDSPLRKRPRADVGPGRDRSRENSPRSSSRRRMSRSPLRRRSPSPRRRSRSSPRRRSRSPLRHRSGERDRYGRLRQYRRSMSRDRERRRRRSRDEDKFKGSLSEGMKVDQESSEEEVLEDFDGEEIDEEALIEQRRQQRLAIVQKYKVVNEDTNMVSEPSSPQSSTRSRSPSPDDILERVAADVKEYERENLNTFEANIKAKHNLIAQEKDGANPKKPSAPDMFTESDDMFAADFDSARMRAAGVGKDFKENPNLRDNWTDAEGYYRVNIGETLDKRYDVYGYTGQGVFSNVIRARDTARAGQEVAVKIIRNNELMQKTGLKELEFLKKLNDADPDDKFHCLRLFRHFYHKQHLCLVFEPLSMNLREVLKKYGKDVGLHIKAVRSYSQQLFLALKLLKRCNILHADIKPDNILVNESKTILKLCDFGSASHVADNDITPYLVSRFYRAPEIIIGKPYDYGIDMWSVGCTLYELYTGKILFPGSSNNHMIKLAMDLKGKMPNKMIRKGLFKDQHFDQNLNFLYIEVDKVTEREKVTVMSTINPTKDLLADMIGGQRLPEDQRKKVMQLKDLLDGTLMLDPAKRISINQALQHPFIQEKI from the exons GAAGCAGGATCTGGAGAGCCATGAAAGAAGTggaaatgaggacagtggagacatgtctgaggaagaagaggaggaagag gaggaggcagaaacTAATGGTGAGAAGACCGAGGAAGGGTCcaaacatcacagcagcagcggcaaacacaagaggaaaaaacacaagcacCGTAGtaagcacaaaaaacacaaacatgcctTTGATGAGGAAAAGGACCGCAAACGCAGACATCGTcataaacacaggaaacacaaacgCAAAGAGGGCTCCTCTCCCTCTGGTGCTGGCCTCTTTGGTGCCTCCGGCAATAGAAAAGTTGagtcctctccctcctctggaAATCCAAGTCTGGATGACAGGGCGTTGCTGGAGGATTTGGAGAAACAGAGGGCCATGATCAAAGCTGAGCTGGACAGCCAGCTGATGGAGGGCAAGGTTCAGTCC GGCATGGGTTTGATCCTTCAGGGTTATAACTCTGGATCAGAAGAGGACGGAGATGCCAGGGTAAGAAATGGAGAACAGCGTCAAAGAGGCAGCTCAGGTAAACCCATATCTCccagagggggaaaaagtgGGAAATCAAGACGGGACTCAACAGAGGGCAGTAAGTCCAGCTCCAAGCGCCGTAGTCGGAGTAAGTCTGCAGAAAAGGCTGCTAAGGAGTCTAAGCAGGACAAGGTGACCAAAAGCACCAAGGACACAGGTGCTAAGGACAGAGGCCGTGGCAGGAGCAGGTCAAAAGACAGAAAGCGTTCAGACAGCACTGATAGGTccaaggagaggaggaagtcCAACTCTCCCTCCAcctggagaggagagcagaaaaGCAGCCGCACTGAAAAACGCTCCTCTCCACAGCGGGACGACAGACCAAACCAGGAGAGAGCAACCCGACGGTCCAGATCACCCGTGCGAGAGCGGCCGAGTCGGTCAGATGGCGACCGGGACAAGCGGCCGGCCAAGTCTCCATCCAAGGATGCCTCGTCAGGGAAAGAGAACCGCTCCCCTCACAGGCGTCCTCACAGCCCCGTGAGGAAACGCAGCGCTTCACCTCGCCACAGAGATGCCCGCCACCCCTCAGCCAGCGCCGCAGACAGGGCGTCGAAACAGAGCCACTCTCCATCAAGAACAAGGTCCTCCCCCAGGAGAGGCCGCAGTCGCTCACCAGAGGTCAGGAGGAGGGATGCTGACAGGCAGGACTCACCACTGAG GAAGCGTCCGCGGGCAGATGTGGGGCCAGGCAGAGACAGATCACGAGAGAACAGTCCCAGATCTTCATCCCGCCGCAGGATGAGTCGCTCACCTCTGAGACGGAGGTCCCCGTCACCACGACGACGCTCCCGCTCTTCCCCTCGCAGACGGAGCAGGTCTCCATTGAGACACAG GTCTGGGGAGAGAGACCGGTACGGTAGGCTCAGACAGTACAGGCGCTCAATGTCCCGTGAtcgggagaggaggagaaggcgCAGCAGAGATGAAGACAAGTTCAAGGGTAGCCTTTCAGAGGGCATGAAGGTCGACCAGGAGTCCTCAGAGGAAGAAGT gttGGAAGACTTCGATGGTGAAGAGATAGATGAAGAAGCTCTTATCGAACAGCGCCGTCAGCAGCGTTTGGCCATCGTCCAG AAATACAAGGTTGTGAACGAGGACACAAACATGGTGTCAGAGCCCAGCAGCCCCCAGAGCAGCACACGCAGCCGTTCACCCTCACCAGACGACATCCTGGAGCGAGTGGCTGCAGATGTCAAGGAGTATGAACGCGAGAACCTCAACACCTTCGAGGCCAACATCAAAGCAAAGCACAACCTCATCGCCCAGGAGAAAGACG gagCCAACCCAAAGAAGCCTTCTGCCCCTGACATGTTTACAGAGTCAGACGACATGTTTGCTGCTGACTTTGAC AGTGCCAGGATGAGAGCAGCAGGTGTTGGAAAGGACTTCAAAGAGAACCCCAACCTCAGGGATAACTGGACTGATGCTGAGGGTTACTACC GGGTGAACATTGGGGAGACACTGGACAAGCGCTATGATGTGTATGGCTACACTGGTCAGGGCGTGTTCAGCAATGTGATCAGGGCCAGGGACACTGCGAGGGCCGGCCAGGAGGTGGCAGTCAAGATCATCCGAAACAACGAGCTCAT GCAGAAGACGGGTTTGAAAGAGCTGGAATTCCTCAAGAAGCTGAATGACGCTGATCCTGATGACAAGTTTCACTGCCTTCGCCTTTTCAGGCACTTCTACCACAAGCAGCATCTTTGTCTGGTATTTGAGCCTCTCAG CATGAATTTACGAGAGGTGCTCAAGAAGTACGGTAAAGATGTCGGGCTCCATATCAAGGCTGTGCGCTCCTACAGCCAACAGCTGTTCTTGGCCCTCAAGCTGCTCAAACGATGCAACATCCTCCACGCTGACATCAAGCCAGATAATATCCTg GTAAATGAGTCAAAGACCATTCTGAAGTTGTGCGATTTTGGTTCTGCATCCCATGTTGCTGACAACGACATCACACCATACCTGGTCAGCAGATTTTACAGAGCTCCAGAAATCA TCATAGGAAAACCATATGACTATGGGATTGACATGTGGTCTGTGGGCTGCACTTTATACGAGCTTTACACTGGcaaaatcctgtttcctggttcTTCCAACAATCACATGATCAAACTCGCTATGGACCTCAAGGGCAAGATGCCCAACAAG ATGATCCGTAAAGGCTTGTTCAAAGACCAGCACTTCGATCAGAATTTGAACTTCCTGTACATTGAAGTAGACAAAGTAACAGAAAGG GAGAAGGTGACGGTGATGAGCACCATCAACCCCACCAAAGACCTGCTGGCCGACATGATAGGAGGCCAGCGACTGCCCGAGGACCAGAGGAAGAAGGTAATGCAGCTGAAGGACCTGCTGGATGGCACCCTGATGCTGGACCCAGCCAAACGCATCAGCATCAACCAGGCTCTGCAGCACCCCTTTATCCAGGAGAAGATTTAA